The Deinococcus roseus genome includes the window GAGCAGTGGTGGTCACCACGCCTTTTGGCACGGAAGATTATGCCACCGATGGCCACAATGCATTGTTTGTGCCTCCAAAAGATTCTCAGGCCATGGCAGATGCCATCATCCGTTTGTACCATGACAGGAAATTGCTCTCCCAGATGAGGGAAAATGGTTTGAAGTCATCGAAAGAATTCACCTGGACCCATGCCATTCGCAACATGGATCAAAAAATCAAAGCCATCCTCCACATGGACCAGGCGGTGGATGCTGTCTTATGAATTTTCCAGAAGGTTTGAGTGCTCCCAGAACCGTTGAATTCTTTTGCATGACCCTCAGAGGAGCCGCATGACCACCGGAGCCGTCATCGTCACCTTCAACCCGCAAAACCCGCTGGATGACCTGCTGGGTCAGCTTCTGGAGCAGTGTGACCGGGTGCTGGTGGTGGACAATGCCTCCCAGAAAGACCTGAATTTGCAGCGGTTTGAAAACCATCCCGGACTCACCCTGATCCGTCTGTCAGACAATTTCGGGATTGCCCATGCCCTCAATGTGGGTTTTGCAGAGCTGCAGAAAACCGGGACGGATTTTGTGTTCACCTTTGATCAGGACAGCAAGATTGAGGCGGGTTTTGTGCAGTCTGCCCTGGAGGTTTTTGGGCAGAACACCCCGGACACCGCACTGGTGGCCCCCAACTTCTTCGATGTGAACTCCAGAACCTACGCCCGCTTCACCCTCTTTGAGAACGGCAGCATGGAGTCTTTTCAGGTCAGCGAAAGTGACATTGGACGGGAAATCCGCACCAGTTTTGCCATCACCTCCGGGGCCTGCATCCGCATGACCGCCCACCAGAAAGCCGGGCCGTTGCGCGACGATTACTTCATTGACCACGTGGACTCCGAGTACTGTCTGAGGCTGCAAAAAGCAGGCTTCAAGCTGCTGGTGAATCCGGCAGTCTGCTTCAAGCATGCCATCGGGAACCGCACGGTGCACAGATTTCTGGGCCTGACCTTCAAACCCAACAACCACTCTTACCTCAGGCGCTATTACATCTCCAGAAACGGTTTCCACATGGCGAAACTGTACCGTGAAGACTTCCCGCAAATGCAGAAACTGAACCTGCTGCGCATGATCCACGAGGTTGGCTGTGTGGTGCTCTACGAGACCGGAAAACTCAAGAAACTGTCTTACATCGTGCGCGGCTACCAGGATGCCAGAAACAACAAACTGGGGAAACTGACATGAAAACCATCTGTCTGGTGCTCCCCACCCTCAATCCAAAACCCCACCAGCAGGAATTTTTGCGCCGCTTGCAGGCCCAGAAGTTTCCTGCAGAGGTGCAGCTTCAGGTGGTGGTGGTGGATTCTGCTTCCACGGACGGCACCCTGGAAGGCTGGAAAGGCTTTGAAGTCCTTCCCATCGAGCGCAAGGACTTCAACCACGGGGGCACCCGCAACCTGGGTGCAGGCTGCCACCGCGAGGCCGATGTGTACGTGTTCATGACCCAGGATGCTTTGCTGGAAGGCGAAGACGCCCTGTACCAATTGGTTAAACCCATCCTGCAAGGCGAGGCCATCGGCGCCTATGGCAGGCAATTGCCCCACCAGGGCAGCACCTTGCTGGAAGCCTACACCCGCACCTTCAACTACCCCGCCACCTCCCAGACCAAGACCCGTGCAGATGTGTCCCGTCTGGGGGTCAAGGCCTACTTTTTTTCCAATGTCTTTTCTGCAGTTCAGGGGAAGGCGTTCTGGGACCTGGGTGGTTTTCCCAGCGACACCATCATGAACGAGGACATGGCCATGGCCTCCCGAATCCTGCATTCGGGAGGTACGATCAAGTACGTGGCAGAGGCAAAAGTGCTGCACTCGCACGATTACACCCTGCAGCAGCAGTTCCGGCGCAACTTCGATGTGGGGGTGTTCTTCCACGATTCCAGCGCACTGTTGCCCGGAGCAGGAGTGGGCAAAGAAGGGGTGCGTTTCGTGCTGGCCCAGATTCAGCATGTGGTGCAGCAGGGGAGGCCATTGCTGGCTTTTAAAGTGGTCACCGAGTCTGCTGTCAAATACCTGGCTTTTCAACTGGGGAAGCGCCACCCCCTGATTCCCCTGAACCTCAAACGCAAATTCAGCATGCACAGTTACCACTGGTTGCAGCAGCACCGCTGACCAGTTTTGAAGGAGTGAATGAAGGAGTGAATACCATGAAGAATGTACTTGTCACCGGCGGTTGTGGATTCATCGGATCCAACTTTGTGCGCCTGCTGCTGGACACCACAGCTGTCCAGGTCGTGATCCTCGACAAAATGACCTACGCTGCCCGCAAGGAGAACCTGCAGGACTGCTGGGAAAACCCCCGCCTCTCGCTGGTGGTGGGAGACATTGGCAACCAGGAACTGGTGCGGCACCTTGTTCAAAGCCACAACATCGAC containing:
- a CDS encoding glycosyltransferase family 2 protein; translation: MKTICLVLPTLNPKPHQQEFLRRLQAQKFPAEVQLQVVVVDSASTDGTLEGWKGFEVLPIERKDFNHGGTRNLGAGCHREADVYVFMTQDALLEGEDALYQLVKPILQGEAIGAYGRQLPHQGSTLLEAYTRTFNYPATSQTKTRADVSRLGVKAYFFSNVFSAVQGKAFWDLGGFPSDTIMNEDMAMASRILHSGGTIKYVAEAKVLHSHDYTLQQQFRRNFDVGVFFHDSSALLPGAGVGKEGVRFVLAQIQHVVQQGRPLLAFKVVTESAVKYLAFQLGKRHPLIPLNLKRKFSMHSYHWLQQHR
- a CDS encoding glycosyltransferase family 2 protein; amino-acid sequence: MTTGAVIVTFNPQNPLDDLLGQLLEQCDRVLVVDNASQKDLNLQRFENHPGLTLIRLSDNFGIAHALNVGFAELQKTGTDFVFTFDQDSKIEAGFVQSALEVFGQNTPDTALVAPNFFDVNSRTYARFTLFENGSMESFQVSESDIGREIRTSFAITSGACIRMTAHQKAGPLRDDYFIDHVDSEYCLRLQKAGFKLLVNPAVCFKHAIGNRTVHRFLGLTFKPNNHSYLRRYYISRNGFHMAKLYREDFPQMQKLNLLRMIHEVGCVVLYETGKLKKLSYIVRGYQDARNNKLGKLT